One stretch of Haladaptatus sp. R4 DNA includes these proteins:
- a CDS encoding AMP-binding protein produces the protein MPKYVTLDDTYETTRENFSWDLPESFNIADDLLRKHDDPKGSVALFQAYPDGRRETYTFHDIDVLSNRVANALSNLGVGFGDRVAVAVPQKPANPITHLACWKLGAISIPLSVLFGSESLGYRLDDSGALVAVVDASVRPTLADVRDDCPNLDHVVEVDGDAEGDAIDFEDLLRDGGRSFELAETTPETPAIVMYTSGSTGPPKGALHGHHVWVGHCPTYSMVFERDVVGKTVAWTPADWAWIGALGDLLYPSWHYGRPVVGYPMGKFDAEEAFEIAEEFGVTDAFIPPTAIRMMMEVSDPTDAYDLDLDSISTGGEPLTPEILAWAEEELAGVTVNELYGQTEANLLVANCHDWFEAKPGSMGKPVPGHDVAIVDPETGTELPRGEVGQIAVRNPTEPAIFEEYWNEPERTESVRVGDWHLTGDLAVQDEDDYIWFKSRDDDLIITSGYRVGPGEIEKAILEHPSVEQVGVVGIPDGTRGEIIAAFVQPTSGVDGDDSLREEIRTLVRNDLAAYEYPRRIEFVSELPQTTTGKIQRTDLRERTTEE, from the coding sequence ATGCCGAAGTACGTCACGCTCGACGACACGTACGAAACGACCCGCGAGAACTTCTCGTGGGACCTGCCCGAGTCGTTCAACATCGCGGACGACCTGCTCCGGAAGCACGACGACCCGAAGGGGTCGGTGGCGCTGTTCCAAGCGTACCCCGACGGGCGGCGGGAGACGTACACGTTCCACGACATCGACGTGCTGTCGAACCGCGTTGCGAACGCCCTCTCGAACCTCGGCGTCGGGTTCGGCGACCGGGTAGCGGTCGCCGTTCCGCAGAAACCGGCGAACCCCATCACCCATCTGGCGTGCTGGAAACTCGGCGCGATATCGATACCGCTGTCGGTGCTGTTCGGGTCCGAGTCGCTCGGCTACCGACTCGACGACAGCGGCGCGTTGGTCGCCGTGGTGGACGCATCGGTCAGACCGACGCTCGCGGACGTCCGGGACGACTGTCCGAACCTCGACCACGTCGTCGAGGTGGACGGCGACGCCGAGGGTGATGCAATCGACTTCGAGGACCTCCTCCGAGATGGCGGGCGCTCGTTCGAACTCGCGGAGACGACGCCGGAAACGCCCGCAATCGTCATGTACACGAGCGGGAGCACCGGGCCGCCGAAAGGTGCGCTCCACGGACACCACGTCTGGGTCGGCCACTGCCCGACGTACTCGATGGTGTTCGAACGGGACGTGGTCGGGAAGACGGTGGCGTGGACGCCCGCCGATTGGGCGTGGATCGGCGCGCTCGGCGACCTGCTGTATCCGTCGTGGCACTACGGCCGCCCCGTCGTCGGCTATCCGATGGGGAAGTTCGACGCCGAGGAGGCGTTCGAAATCGCGGAGGAGTTCGGCGTCACGGACGCGTTCATCCCGCCGACGGCCATCCGCATGATGATGGAGGTGTCCGACCCGACCGACGCCTACGACCTCGACCTCGATTCCATCAGCACCGGCGGCGAACCGCTGACCCCGGAAATCCTCGCGTGGGCCGAGGAGGAACTGGCGGGCGTCACGGTGAACGAACTGTACGGCCAGACGGAGGCGAACCTGCTGGTCGCCAACTGTCACGACTGGTTCGAGGCGAAACCGGGGAGCATGGGAAAACCCGTACCGGGCCACGACGTCGCCATCGTAGACCCCGAGACGGGGACGGAACTACCCCGCGGCGAGGTCGGCCAGATAGCGGTTCGAAACCCCACCGAACCGGCGATATTCGAGGAGTACTGGAACGAACCGGAGAGGACCGAGTCGGTTCGGGTCGGAGACTGGCACCTCACCGGAGACCTCGCGGTGCAGGACGAGGACGATTACATCTGGTTCAAATCGCGCGACGACGACCTCATCATCACCAGCGGCTACCGGGTCGGTCCCGGCGAAATCGAGAAGGCAATTCTCGAACACCCGTCCGTCGAACAGGTGGGCGTCGTCGGTATCCCGGACGGAACGCGCGGCGAGATAATCGCGGCGTTCGTCCAACCCACCTCCGGCGTCGATGGGGACGATTCGCTCAGGGAGGAGATACGCACCCTCGTCCGGAACGACCTCGCGGCGTACGAGTATCCCCGTCGAATCGAGTTCGTCTCCGAACTCCCGCAGACGACGACCGGTAAGATTCAGCGCACGGATTTGCGGGAGCGAACGACCGAGGAGTAG
- a CDS encoding Lrp/AsnC family transcriptional regulator: MTEVNLDEKDFKILQWLDREGDIDVDEVSDELGISTSTVYYRLDKYRKQGILAGTVSKLDARELGLELTVISEIKSDYGPGYDEIGECLTDISGVQTVYFMLGEKSFTVIAHLRDHDHLQEYIDDIIHTDGVEHSSTQIALRTFKDESRLLVNYDDEDLMALIESE, from the coding sequence ATGACCGAAGTCAATCTAGACGAAAAAGACTTTAAAATCCTTCAATGGCTCGACAGAGAGGGAGATATCGACGTCGACGAAGTGAGTGATGAACTCGGTATCAGTACCTCTACCGTGTACTATCGACTAGACAAGTATCGAAAACAGGGAATCCTCGCGGGAACCGTCTCGAAACTCGACGCGCGGGAGCTCGGTCTGGAGCTCACCGTCATCAGCGAGATCAAGAGCGACTATGGCCCCGGATACGACGAAATCGGCGAGTGTCTCACGGACATCTCCGGCGTCCAAACGGTATATTTCATGCTCGGGGAGAAGTCGTTCACCGTCATCGCTCACCTGCGTGACCACGACCACCTACAGGAGTACATCGACGACATCATCCACACCGATGGGGTCGAACATTCCTCGACGCAGATCGCACTTCGAACCTTCAAGGACGAATCGAGACTCCTCGTCAACTACGACGACGAGGATTTGATGGCGCTCATCGAGAGCGAATAG
- the proS gene encoding proline--tRNA ligase, translating to MSNDDQELGITESKSYSPGDWYAEVVLKAGLADYAPMGGFIVTRPRGYALWEGLQDRLDGWFKETGAQNAYFPALIPESYLERESDIVEGFDPEVAWVTHGGHDELDERLAFRPTSESIITPFMSQWVRSHRDLPLRLNQWCSVIRWEATDTKPFFRTKEFLWQEGHTAHETRDEAWDETMTRLDQYQRVFEEVLAIPVMPGRKPEHDKFPGADTTTTVEALMPDGKSVQGATSHYLGQGFAEAYDLYFTDENEEERVAHTTSWGLSWRALGALIMTHSDEQGFVCPPTLAPEQVVIVPIWQEENREEVLSYAEGIAEDLEDAGVRVELDDRDERNPGFKFNEWELKGVPVRFEIGPHEVEDDEITVVHRPDGENVVEDRAGIAETVQDHFDVVFDKMYEAAEENLEENVREADSRADILGTIGQHGGYVKTAWCGDEDCETEIKDQISAEIVMVPLDRDEEPCGDECSICGDEAEETAYFAKSY from the coding sequence GACGATCAGGAACTCGGCATCACCGAGTCCAAATCGTACAGTCCCGGCGACTGGTACGCCGAAGTGGTTCTGAAAGCGGGTCTCGCCGACTACGCGCCGATGGGCGGGTTCATCGTGACCCGACCGCGCGGCTACGCCCTCTGGGAGGGCCTGCAGGACCGCCTCGACGGCTGGTTCAAGGAGACGGGTGCGCAGAACGCCTACTTCCCCGCGCTCATCCCCGAGAGCTACCTCGAACGCGAGAGCGACATCGTGGAAGGGTTCGACCCGGAAGTCGCGTGGGTGACCCACGGCGGCCACGACGAACTCGACGAGCGCCTCGCGTTCCGCCCCACCAGCGAGAGCATCATCACGCCGTTCATGAGCCAGTGGGTCCGGAGTCACCGCGACCTGCCGCTCCGACTCAACCAGTGGTGTAGCGTGATCCGATGGGAAGCGACGGACACGAAGCCGTTCTTCCGCACGAAGGAGTTCCTCTGGCAGGAGGGTCACACCGCCCACGAGACCCGCGACGAGGCGTGGGACGAGACGATGACCCGACTCGACCAGTACCAGCGCGTCTTCGAGGAGGTGCTGGCGATTCCGGTCATGCCCGGCCGCAAACCCGAACACGACAAGTTCCCCGGAGCGGACACCACGACGACCGTCGAGGCGCTCATGCCCGACGGCAAGTCGGTGCAGGGTGCGACGAGCCACTACCTCGGGCAGGGCTTCGCGGAGGCGTACGACCTCTACTTCACCGACGAGAACGAAGAGGAGCGCGTGGCCCACACTACCTCGTGGGGACTGTCGTGGCGTGCCCTCGGCGCGCTCATCATGACCCACAGCGACGAGCAGGGCTTCGTCTGCCCGCCCACACTCGCGCCCGAGCAGGTCGTCATCGTCCCCATCTGGCAGGAGGAGAACCGCGAGGAAGTGCTCTCGTACGCCGAGGGCATCGCGGAGGACCTCGAAGACGCGGGCGTCCGCGTCGAACTCGACGACCGCGACGAGCGCAACCCCGGATTCAAGTTCAACGAGTGGGAGCTCAAGGGCGTCCCCGTCCGCTTCGAAATCGGCCCACACGAGGTCGAAGACGACGAGATCACGGTCGTTCACCGCCCCGACGGCGAGAACGTCGTGGAGGACCGCGCGGGCATCGCCGAAACCGTCCAGGACCACTTCGACGTCGTGTTCGACAAGATGTACGAGGCGGCGGAGGAGAACCTGGAGGAGAACGTCCGCGAGGCGGACTCGCGGGCCGACATCCTCGGCACCATCGGCCAGCACGGCGGCTACGTGAAGACCGCGTGGTGTGGCGACGAGGACTGTGAGACGGAGATCAAGGACCAGATTTCGGCGGAAATCGTCATGGTGCCACTCGACCGAGACGAGGAACCCTGCGGCGACGAGTGTTCCATCTGCGGCGACGAAGCGGAGGAGACGGCGTACTTCGCGAAGTCGTACTGA